From Salinibacterium sp. ZJ450, one genomic window encodes:
- a CDS encoding MFS transporter, which translates to MSDSSAATPLSERARWEAFWVCAGVAALTILDLSKINVGLPSIEASLRGGPTELQLIVAGYALAFGLALVPAGRLGDIHSRKIMFVIGLSAFTLASLVCAIAPSIEVLVIGRIVQGFAAGIQMPQALGLIQQLFQGPARGRAFGLFGAVIGISTAFGPTLGGLLIAIGGDTDGWRLLFWMNIPLGIVALIFAVRLLPAKQQRTAGRTELDITGILLLGVTTFFLMFPFVLTTGGPDDDPRRWFFLIGAVIAAAAFAWWERRYERLGRSPVVNFALFKHASYRNGILIGTAYFAAVPATFLLVTIYLQQGLGLAAVFAGMVTIPFALVSAWASWIGGRHVDRLGRVMVLLGVLLVAAGVVLLIPIADAASPDAVPWLFAAAMILAGAGGGLVISPNQTLTLQDVPVIQGGVAGSVAQVGQRVGTAVGVAIASSTFFATLYAEADTALDQATIYGDAFGRSMMVVLGLLAVALLFALLDLRSGRVTGRRTVLDA; encoded by the coding sequence ATGTCTGATTCTTCTGCTGCCACACCCTTGTCCGAGCGAGCTCGCTGGGAGGCATTCTGGGTGTGTGCCGGCGTTGCCGCGCTCACCATCCTGGACCTGTCGAAGATCAACGTGGGTCTTCCCTCGATCGAGGCGTCGCTGCGCGGCGGCCCCACCGAGCTGCAGCTGATCGTGGCCGGATACGCCCTGGCGTTCGGGCTTGCCCTGGTGCCAGCTGGCCGGCTCGGCGACATCCACTCTCGCAAAATCATGTTCGTGATCGGCCTGTCGGCGTTCACGCTGGCAAGCCTGGTCTGCGCGATTGCGCCGAGCATCGAGGTTCTCGTGATCGGCCGCATCGTGCAGGGCTTCGCCGCCGGCATCCAGATGCCACAGGCGCTTGGCCTGATCCAGCAACTTTTCCAGGGACCCGCCCGCGGCCGCGCGTTCGGCTTGTTCGGCGCGGTGATCGGAATCTCCACCGCGTTCGGACCCACGCTCGGCGGGCTGCTCATCGCGATCGGTGGGGACACGGATGGCTGGCGGTTGCTGTTCTGGATGAACATCCCGCTCGGCATCGTGGCGCTGATCTTCGCCGTGCGCCTGCTGCCGGCGAAGCAGCAGCGCACCGCCGGGCGCACCGAACTCGACATCACCGGCATCCTGCTGCTGGGTGTCACGACGTTCTTCCTGATGTTCCCGTTCGTGCTCACCACCGGTGGCCCGGACGATGACCCGCGACGCTGGTTCTTCCTGATCGGCGCCGTGATCGCGGCGGCGGCGTTCGCCTGGTGGGAGCGCCGTTACGAGCGGCTGGGCAGGTCGCCGGTGGTCAACTTCGCCCTGTTCAAGCACGCGTCGTACCGCAACGGCATCCTGATCGGCACCGCGTACTTTGCCGCGGTGCCCGCCACCTTCCTGCTGGTCACCATCTATCTGCAGCAGGGGCTGGGACTGGCCGCGGTGTTCGCGGGCATGGTGACCATTCCGTTCGCGCTGGTGTCGGCCTGGGCGTCCTGGATCGGCGGACGACACGTCGACCGGCTCGGCCGGGTGATGGTGCTGCTTGGCGTCCTGCTGGTAGCGGCGGGGGTCGTGCTGCTCATCCCGATCGCGGACGCCGCGTCGCCCGACGCTGTGCCGTGGCTGTTCGCCGCGGCGATGATCCTCGCGGGTGCCGGTGGTGGACTGGTGATTTCACCCAACCAGACGCTGACGCTGCAGGATGTCCCGGTGATCCAGGGCGGCGTGGCCGGCTCGGTCGCCCAGGTGGGGCAGAGGGTCGGCACCGCGGTCGGTGTGGCCATTGCCTCGTCGACGTTCTTCGCGACCCTGTACGCCGAGGCGGACACCGCACTCGACCAGGCGACGATCTACGGCGATGCGTTCGGTCGATCGATGATGGTGGTGCTCGGACTGCTCGCCGTGGCGCTGCTGTTCGCCCTACTCGACCTGCGAAGCGGCCGGGTCACCGGGCGTCGCACGGTGCTTGACGCGTGA
- a CDS encoding septum formation family protein — translation MSPTLKTVSVAMITLVALTLSGCSLVGGLFPGDAVRDSDGQITERNDNTDVFSIRVGDCTNDVEAEEIAAIPTVPCSEPHDNEAYFAYEIEAEEFPGDEALLAEAGDACVAEFEDFAGIAYDESMLGVGPLVPSESTWAEGDREVVCFIFALDEDFAPTQSTGTLKGAAI, via the coding sequence ATGTCCCCCACCTTGAAGACCGTTTCCGTTGCGATGATCACGCTGGTCGCGCTGACTCTGTCCGGTTGCAGCCTCGTTGGAGGCCTGTTCCCGGGCGACGCCGTGCGAGACTCGGACGGCCAGATCACCGAGCGCAACGACAACACCGACGTCTTCTCGATTAGGGTCGGCGACTGCACGAACGACGTGGAGGCAGAAGAGATCGCCGCCATACCGACGGTGCCGTGCAGTGAGCCGCACGACAACGAGGCGTACTTCGCCTACGAGATCGAGGCCGAGGAGTTCCCGGGCGATGAGGCTCTGCTCGCTGAGGCGGGCGATGCTTGTGTGGCCGAGTTCGAGGACTTCGCCGGCATTGCCTACGACGAGTCGATGCTCGGCGTCGGCCCGCTGGTGCCCTCCGAGTCCACCTGGGCTGAGGGGGATCGCGAGGTCGTCTGTTTCATCTTCGCCCTCGACGAGGATTTCGCTCCGACACAGTCGACGGGAACGCTGAAGGGCGCGGCCATCTGA
- the rsgA gene encoding ribosome small subunit-dependent GTPase A codes for MSWLTGDDDDEEPYSDYGDSYRVRPNPKGNRPRTKIRPDHTNAVVGRVLTVDRGRYGVILAEGTPDERTLTAARARELGKKSVVTGDVVDLVGDTTGEEGTLGRIVRVQERATLLRRSADDTDSVERVIVANADQMLIVVAAANPEPRPRLVHRYLVAAYDAGITPLLVITKTDLADPAPFLANFAGLDLTVFTSRLDDLALAPIIEQLKGHRTVAVGHSGVGKSTLVNALVPGADRAIGHVNVVTGRGRHTSSSTVSLRVPTGGWIIDTPGVRSFGLGHVNPDNILRSFTDLAAIAEDCPRGCTHLPDAPDCAIAEAVQRGEASQERYDSAQRLLETLAG; via the coding sequence ATGAGCTGGCTCACCGGCGACGACGATGACGAAGAGCCGTACTCGGACTACGGCGACAGTTATCGGGTGCGCCCGAACCCCAAGGGCAACCGGCCGCGCACCAAGATCCGCCCTGATCACACGAATGCCGTGGTCGGCCGGGTGCTCACCGTGGACCGCGGCCGCTACGGCGTGATCCTCGCCGAGGGCACCCCGGATGAGCGGACGCTCACCGCGGCCCGGGCCCGCGAGCTGGGCAAGAAGTCTGTGGTCACCGGCGACGTGGTCGACCTGGTCGGTGACACCACCGGCGAGGAGGGCACGCTCGGCCGCATCGTGCGTGTGCAGGAACGCGCCACCCTGCTGCGCCGCAGCGCCGACGACACCGATTCGGTGGAACGGGTGATCGTGGCCAACGCCGATCAGATGCTGATCGTGGTCGCGGCGGCCAACCCCGAGCCTCGGCCGCGGCTGGTCCACCGGTACCTGGTGGCGGCCTACGACGCCGGCATCACTCCGCTGCTGGTCATCACCAAGACCGACCTGGCCGACCCCGCCCCGTTCCTGGCGAACTTCGCCGGGCTTGACCTCACCGTGTTCACCAGCCGGCTCGACGACCTCGCCCTGGCGCCGATCATCGAGCAGCTGAAGGGCCACCGCACGGTTGCCGTCGGACACTCCGGGGTCGGCAAGTCCACCCTGGTGAACGCGCTGGTGCCGGGAGCGGACCGGGCGATCGGGCACGTCAACGTGGTCACCGGGCGGGGCAGGCACACGTCATCCTCCACCGTGTCGCTGCGGGTTCCCACCGGCGGCTGGATCATCGACACCCCCGGGGTGCGCTCCTTCGGACTCGGGCACGTGAACCCCGACAACATCCTGCGTTCGTTCACCGATCTGGCCGCGATCGCCGAGGACTGCCCTCGCGGATGCACCCATCTGCCGGATGCCCCGGACTGCGCGATCGCGGAGGCGGTGCAGCGCGGCGAGGCCAGCCAGGAGCGCTACGACTCCGCGCAGCGGCTGCTGGAGACACTGGCCGGCTAA
- a CDS encoding LPXTG cell wall anchor domain-containing protein has translation MKRIDKRTLGRAVAMGLGLAMIGGATLAVTAPAMAADPAFGYNVPEVYASDIAPNEDLYTGWHQGYANAADSFEVTAEGLVLTGESQVIYGYAEGHRITADWLLKEDVSAGRISWTTTAGSDPAYFQIPMFFGADTVTPKFTTLRPEAPVAGTNTATLDQNWVTSGDINDSYGSDAIAPLGDLLDAIIAEQNAQVIGFGVLSQDGTESVVTSLSWHYATYTFLPGTRIEAGTVAVTGAAAVGSVLTAVPAGWPADTSFSYQWIGATDRMGGPIDGATGSTYTVTANDIGFRLMVEITGTKPGHGPGTALSAPTTAVPAVAKAVGAPPVADSTGLAAFLASKGSTPQNQTAAGLPAGSLDPSKPYTATLPWAEGSDAFVDVYLYSSPVVVGAFPIVNGVAQMTLSAAVLSKLSEGSHTLVAVGQTSGSVQSVALSIAAILPATGPSAALPLSAGALLLLLTGGALFMVGRRKHA, from the coding sequence GTGAAGAGAATCGACAAGAGGACCCTGGGTCGCGCCGTGGCCATGGGCCTCGGGCTCGCGATGATCGGCGGGGCGACCCTTGCCGTGACCGCCCCGGCGATGGCGGCGGATCCGGCCTTCGGCTATAACGTTCCCGAGGTGTACGCGAGCGACATCGCGCCTAACGAAGACCTGTACACGGGCTGGCACCAGGGTTACGCCAACGCGGCCGACTCCTTCGAGGTGACCGCCGAAGGCCTCGTGCTGACCGGCGAGTCGCAGGTCATCTACGGGTACGCGGAGGGCCACCGCATCACTGCCGACTGGCTGCTCAAGGAAGACGTCAGCGCAGGACGCATTTCGTGGACGACAACCGCCGGCAGTGACCCCGCATATTTCCAGATTCCGATGTTCTTCGGCGCAGACACGGTCACGCCCAAGTTCACAACGCTTCGCCCTGAGGCGCCGGTTGCCGGAACGAACACCGCAACGCTCGACCAGAACTGGGTCACCAGCGGCGACATCAACGACAGCTATGGCAGTGACGCGATTGCGCCGCTGGGTGACCTGCTCGACGCGATCATCGCGGAACAGAACGCCCAGGTGATCGGCTTTGGCGTACTGAGCCAGGACGGCACCGAAAGCGTTGTCACCAGCCTGAGCTGGCACTACGCGACCTACACGTTCCTGCCCGGAACCCGCATCGAGGCTGGCACCGTGGCGGTCACCGGGGCCGCCGCTGTCGGCAGCGTGCTGACCGCAGTCCCGGCCGGCTGGCCCGCGGACACCAGTTTCAGCTACCAGTGGATCGGCGCGACGGACAGAATGGGCGGCCCAATCGACGGCGCCACCGGCTCGACCTACACCGTGACCGCCAACGACATCGGATTCCGGTTGATGGTGGAGATCACCGGAACCAAGCCAGGGCACGGACCGGGAACCGCCCTGAGCGCGCCGACCACCGCTGTCCCGGCGGTGGCGAAGGCCGTCGGAGCCCCTCCGGTTGCCGATTCCACCGGCCTCGCTGCTTTCCTTGCCTCGAAGGGCTCGACGCCGCAGAACCAGACCGCTGCGGGACTGCCGGCGGGATCGCTTGACCCGTCGAAGCCGTATACGGCCACGCTGCCGTGGGCTGAAGGCAGCGACGCGTTCGTCGACGTCTACCTGTACTCCAGCCCGGTTGTGGTGGGTGCCTTCCCCATCGTCAACGGCGTGGCGCAGATGACCCTGAGCGCGGCCGTGCTGAGCAAGCTGTCGGAAGGTTCGCACACGCTAGTGGCAGTCGGTCAGACCTCGGGAAGCGTGCAGAGCGTTGCGCTCAGCATTGCCGCGATACTGCCGGCCACGGGACCGAGCGCGGCGTTGCCGCTGTCGGCCGGGGCACTGCTTCTGCTGCTGACCGGCGGCGCGCTGTTCATGGTTGGTCGCCGCAAGCACGCTTAA
- a CDS encoding MFS transporter translates to MLAFHRGRGNRADTETPGARSPQASPSVALFWCLFAGQASVLVLSPTLVPLARELGVSVSTAGQLRTISGVVAGVCALAAVNWVAKRVGLRQLVGAAALVLAVGSVLAALAPNYLLLALDQVLIGAALAFLISGATAAAGEWAPADDHTRVLSRALLGQPAAWVLGLPLIGLALQGGWRVAWLTVPVLAALLAATLVLARPKDAPTPTVGGVRSMLTNPVAAGWAVAELLAFSAWAGVLVYSGALFIESYAVSPAIASLLLAVAAAGYFPGNLLVKRIVSRRPVRLLLVLSLAMTISVAAFCLIRPGPIVSTVLLAVLAFFAGGRTLAGGAFGLVVGSGNRAAAMGVRAAAQQFGYFLGSVVGGLALAVAGYPGVAAGFAGLMLLAAAVYARLALQTRRERYW, encoded by the coding sequence ATGCTCGCTTTCCATCGGGGGAGGGGCAACCGGGCCGACACCGAGACCCCGGGAGCTCGCTCGCCGCAGGCGAGCCCATCCGTTGCCCTCTTCTGGTGCTTGTTCGCCGGTCAGGCGTCCGTGCTGGTGCTCAGCCCGACACTGGTTCCCCTCGCCCGCGAGCTGGGCGTGTCGGTGTCCACTGCGGGCCAACTGCGCACCATCTCCGGGGTCGTTGCCGGCGTCTGTGCGCTGGCCGCTGTCAACTGGGTGGCGAAGCGGGTAGGGCTCCGACAGCTGGTGGGTGCGGCGGCGCTGGTGCTGGCGGTCGGGTCGGTGCTGGCCGCGCTGGCTCCGAACTACCTGCTGCTCGCGCTCGACCAGGTGCTGATCGGCGCCGCCCTCGCCTTCCTGATCTCCGGCGCCACGGCTGCCGCAGGCGAATGGGCACCCGCCGATGACCACACTCGCGTGCTGTCGCGGGCACTGCTCGGCCAGCCCGCCGCGTGGGTGCTCGGGCTGCCGCTGATCGGGCTGGCACTGCAGGGCGGATGGCGCGTGGCCTGGCTGACCGTGCCGGTGCTCGCCGCACTGCTCGCCGCGACGCTCGTGCTCGCTCGCCCGAAGGATGCGCCGACCCCGACGGTCGGGGGAGTGCGCAGCATGCTGACGAACCCGGTGGCAGCGGGCTGGGCGGTGGCAGAGCTGCTGGCGTTCTCGGCGTGGGCCGGGGTCCTGGTCTACTCCGGTGCCCTGTTCATCGAGTCGTATGCCGTCTCGCCTGCGATTGCATCGCTGCTGCTGGCCGTGGCGGCGGCCGGCTACTTTCCCGGCAATCTGCTGGTCAAACGGATCGTCTCCCGCCGGCCGGTGCGCCTGTTGCTGGTGCTGTCGCTGGCGATGACGATCAGCGTGGCCGCGTTCTGCCTGATCCGGCCGGGCCCGATAGTCAGCACCGTGCTGCTGGCGGTGCTTGCCTTCTTCGCCGGCGGTCGCACCCTCGCCGGCGGCGCCTTTGGGTTGGTGGTCGGCTCCGGCAACCGGGCGGCCGCGATGGGGGTGCGCGCGGCCGCGCAGCAGTTCGGCTACTTCCTCGGCTCGGTGGTGGGCGGGCTGGCGCTGGCCGTCGCCGGGTACCCGGGGGTTGCCGCGGGTTTCGCCGGACTGATGCTGCTGGCCGCCGCCGTGTACGCACGCCTCGCGCTGCAGACTCGGCGGGAGCGTTACTGGTAG
- a CDS encoding helicase C-terminal domain-containing protein: MNDFASQLSSFGSNAFTALRPAQLDVLEQYGNTFASSPDIGIELPTGAGKTLIALLIADFALDRGLRVSYLTGTRQLANQVITQAEGLPGLDVRQFYGKNYPAADLLAYNRAEALGIMNYWVYFNASPKVEPADLILFDDAHLAEQALAGMYTLRVGRESAEAASLYQAICNAIDQTAPGLYPLLPALRDGAVPRTVAPELISFFDWERALTVVHDLIDESELLKSDTSAFFAWRAIKSNLARCGVLVGPTAIEIRPYHIPTQTIPGYTKSRERVYLSATLGQVGDIQRRLGTRPVTTIRPKDSSPTGIPRLGRRTFLVNPGLEQSLEGNSWSFAMEQVEQAAKHPGGRVAWLCASTPEANEIEKRLTDLGSRVFRLKQGDDSAVERWQEVPFAHLVTAGRFDGLDFPDDVCRLVIVPSVPAASTEFERFVVAYLGDAAYMRYRVGQRVTQALGRANRTPGDAALYIGLDPALGADVREAVATGIQLHGGSWNAVREAAASFWTQVEDPKQQAVDADSAKVRRTRPGRQVGASAADSAPSEIAAVTRLWLGDSEGAATNAARAAELLDGSGELEHAAFWSYVEAHSYFVGRSGEDEGRARKALQTAVASAPQTAWFVRLQRTVHAMEGTAPGDSSLDSVFLAWDEWIRESGSRVLQVLATARQGLQGRMEEQNEALATLGRLCGLNVRRNASPRPSGSRWAWATAGTGHLRLLMARDGHSGRVERDDVNELLAIVLEEETLHPRSRVSGCLVTEATTLTEAAALAAASDRISFVEIGAAVALYDLMAERFTDYVSASGTGSARERGAARIALEHRLPAGNWLADLTGPRGVEFTTAIDVRNAFAAKR; encoded by the coding sequence ATGAATGACTTCGCGAGCCAACTCTCATCATTTGGGAGCAACGCCTTCACAGCACTCCGCCCTGCGCAGCTTGACGTGCTGGAGCAGTATGGCAATACGTTTGCAAGCTCACCTGACATTGGGATTGAGCTTCCGACGGGCGCGGGAAAGACGCTCATCGCTCTGCTCATCGCGGATTTTGCGCTCGATCGCGGCCTGCGGGTGTCCTATCTCACGGGGACCCGACAACTTGCAAATCAAGTCATAACGCAGGCGGAGGGCTTACCCGGGCTGGACGTACGGCAGTTCTATGGCAAGAACTATCCGGCTGCCGATCTCCTCGCGTATAACCGGGCCGAGGCGCTCGGCATTATGAATTACTGGGTCTACTTCAACGCCTCGCCGAAGGTCGAGCCCGCTGACCTCATTCTCTTCGACGATGCGCATCTTGCAGAGCAGGCATTGGCCGGGATGTATACGCTTCGCGTCGGGCGGGAAAGTGCTGAAGCGGCAAGCCTTTACCAGGCCATCTGTAACGCAATCGATCAGACCGCACCAGGACTGTACCCCCTACTACCTGCGCTTCGAGACGGCGCGGTTCCGCGAACCGTTGCGCCCGAACTCATCTCCTTCTTTGACTGGGAACGAGCGCTCACCGTCGTCCACGACCTCATCGATGAGTCTGAGCTTCTCAAGTCGGACACCTCCGCGTTCTTTGCGTGGCGGGCAATCAAGAGCAACCTTGCGCGGTGCGGGGTGCTGGTCGGCCCAACTGCAATCGAAATCCGCCCGTACCACATACCGACACAGACAATTCCGGGATACACCAAATCACGGGAGAGGGTGTACCTCTCAGCGACGCTTGGGCAGGTCGGGGACATTCAGCGTCGTCTCGGAACGCGTCCTGTAACCACCATTCGGCCGAAGGACAGTTCGCCAACGGGTATTCCACGGCTTGGCCGGCGAACCTTCCTTGTGAACCCCGGTCTGGAACAGAGCCTAGAAGGAAATTCGTGGTCTTTCGCGATGGAGCAGGTCGAGCAGGCTGCTAAACACCCGGGTGGCCGGGTCGCTTGGTTGTGCGCCAGCACCCCTGAAGCCAACGAGATTGAGAAGCGGCTTACTGACCTCGGCAGCCGGGTATTTCGGCTGAAGCAAGGAGATGACTCCGCCGTGGAACGATGGCAAGAGGTCCCTTTTGCGCACCTTGTCACCGCCGGCCGATTCGATGGGCTCGACTTTCCGGATGATGTGTGTCGTCTCGTCATCGTTCCAAGTGTGCCTGCGGCCTCTACTGAGTTCGAGCGCTTTGTGGTTGCCTATCTCGGTGACGCGGCTTACATGCGTTATCGAGTTGGCCAACGAGTAACACAGGCGCTCGGAAGAGCGAATCGAACGCCGGGCGATGCGGCGCTCTATATCGGTCTCGATCCCGCGCTCGGCGCAGACGTGCGTGAAGCAGTGGCAACGGGAATTCAACTCCATGGCGGCTCTTGGAACGCCGTCCGGGAGGCGGCGGCCTCGTTTTGGACCCAGGTCGAGGATCCCAAGCAGCAGGCGGTCGACGCGGACAGCGCCAAGGTCCGCCGGACACGACCCGGCCGACAGGTTGGAGCCTCGGCCGCAGACAGTGCGCCGTCCGAAATTGCTGCAGTGACTCGACTGTGGCTCGGGGACAGCGAGGGTGCAGCAACAAATGCTGCCAGGGCTGCCGAACTGCTCGATGGGTCGGGCGAATTGGAACATGCCGCGTTTTGGAGCTACGTGGAGGCTCATAGCTATTTCGTTGGACGATCGGGGGAGGATGAAGGACGAGCCCGCAAAGCATTGCAGACGGCTGTCGCTTCGGCGCCGCAGACCGCTTGGTTCGTGCGACTCCAGCGGACCGTTCATGCGATGGAGGGCACTGCGCCCGGCGATTCCTCCTTGGATTCCGTCTTTCTCGCCTGGGACGAATGGATTCGCGAGAGTGGGTCACGCGTTCTTCAGGTATTGGCTACGGCTCGACAAGGCCTGCAAGGTCGCATGGAAGAACAGAACGAGGCGTTGGCGACATTGGGTCGGTTATGTGGTCTCAACGTACGGCGGAACGCTTCCCCACGGCCAAGTGGCAGTAGATGGGCATGGGCTACGGCCGGTACGGGTCACCTCCGACTTCTGATGGCGCGTGACGGACATAGTGGGCGTGTTGAGCGCGACGACGTGAATGAGCTCCTTGCAATCGTCCTCGAGGAAGAGACGCTTCACCCGCGATCTCGCGTCTCGGGCTGCCTCGTGACCGAAGCAACCACACTCACTGAGGCTGCGGCGCTGGCTGCGGCAAGTGATCGGATATCGTTCGTCGAAATCGGAGCAGCCGTCGCCCTCTACGACCTCATGGCGGAACGGTTCACTGATTACGTGTCTGCAAGTGGAACCGGATCCGCTCGGGAGCGCGGGGCAGCACGCATAGCGCTCGAGCATCGCCTCCCAGCCGGCAATTGGCTTGCTGACCTAACCGGTCCGCGAGGTGTGGAGTTCACGACCGCGATTGATGTGAGAAACGCGTTCGCCGCTAAGCGGTAG
- a CDS encoding tyrosine-type recombinase/integrase, which produces MAKLYKVFRQLRTIAEWGIARGLHNWGEWTQPTLDDFLTDLQAGRHRPQGQALAPGSVRGYVSTLKLLHRLGGVLPSGLPEEPWPMRSAARVAGEVAAFENRTPPLPWDTWRPLIAASAVFIDRFSTDILAADRALRAAQTSNQLNRGATGSDAIECLEKFLDDGGVIPLHTGFGKAGGRSRGHANFALVQRLAGVSGITFKRTHHAYQPRVYEIIDDAVTEGKVAYGGLVTPSVEITDGSGESTTWITEIGMGEAEYLPSLLRAASYILIASLTGMRDSEIQELRVGSVEMQDGLTVLRAKQFKGRSPEGIERVWWAPEVLTKVVDTLTELSTHEWLFARVPRSGEKRRPGPYDPHRDIARLIDFVNAAPDSRVGRGNGLALEKIALSPSDAINATSLRRSYSVYAATHPGAIIGIGMQLGHSALRQTTVYGSDGNEHAVSLLNDERIKVVREEVDRIVGDARPLAGSGGDDLDKIRAQVILDPDRAERLLDQVADRYHLGLVNDCLYTPGTAACGTDGPHLAGHFCAANRCPNAVFHETHRPLITLHIERLDHQLDRPGGHPDFASSIREQRAGWAAVLSSLTDDSEGSADDAQASE; this is translated from the coding sequence ATGGCGAAGCTGTACAAAGTATTCCGTCAGCTCAGAACCATCGCGGAATGGGGAATTGCTCGAGGGCTGCACAATTGGGGCGAGTGGACGCAGCCGACCCTCGACGACTTCCTGACCGATCTACAAGCGGGTCGCCACCGACCGCAGGGACAGGCGCTGGCGCCGGGCTCGGTACGTGGATATGTTTCCACACTCAAGCTGCTTCACCGTCTCGGTGGCGTGCTTCCCTCTGGTCTTCCAGAGGAGCCCTGGCCAATGCGGTCGGCGGCTCGGGTGGCAGGCGAGGTCGCGGCTTTCGAGAACCGGACTCCGCCGTTGCCCTGGGATACTTGGCGACCGCTGATCGCCGCATCCGCGGTATTCATCGACCGCTTCAGCACAGACATCCTCGCCGCAGACCGGGCGCTGCGAGCAGCTCAGACGAGCAACCAATTGAACCGAGGCGCAACCGGTAGCGACGCCATCGAGTGCCTCGAGAAGTTTCTCGACGACGGCGGGGTTATCCCACTTCACACTGGCTTCGGCAAAGCGGGTGGGCGTTCCCGAGGCCACGCCAACTTTGCATTAGTGCAACGCCTTGCGGGAGTGAGCGGCATCACCTTTAAGCGGACGCACCACGCCTACCAGCCCCGAGTGTACGAAATCATTGATGATGCCGTCACCGAGGGAAAAGTAGCGTACGGCGGTCTTGTAACGCCAAGCGTAGAGATTACGGACGGGTCCGGCGAGAGCACCACATGGATCACAGAAATTGGCATGGGGGAGGCCGAGTACCTTCCGAGCCTCCTTCGGGCGGCCAGTTACATCCTGATCGCTTCCCTCACTGGAATGCGCGACAGTGAGATCCAAGAACTCCGCGTGGGCAGCGTCGAAATGCAAGACGGCCTAACCGTCCTGCGAGCCAAGCAGTTCAAAGGTCGATCACCCGAAGGTATCGAGCGCGTCTGGTGGGCGCCGGAAGTTCTGACGAAAGTCGTCGATACGCTGACTGAACTCTCCACCCACGAATGGCTCTTCGCACGGGTGCCACGATCTGGGGAGAAGCGCCGACCCGGCCCATATGACCCACATCGTGACATCGCCCGTCTCATCGACTTCGTCAACGCCGCACCCGACTCGCGTGTAGGGCGAGGAAACGGACTCGCTCTTGAGAAGATCGCACTCAGCCCGTCTGATGCGATCAACGCAACATCGCTTCGTCGGTCTTACTCGGTATATGCGGCGACCCACCCCGGCGCCATCATCGGAATCGGAATGCAGCTTGGACACTCCGCGTTGCGCCAGACGACGGTATACGGCAGCGACGGAAACGAGCACGCCGTTTCCCTGCTCAATGACGAGCGCATTAAAGTCGTACGCGAGGAAGTGGATCGCATTGTGGGCGACGCCCGGCCACTCGCAGGATCCGGAGGTGATGACCTGGATAAGATTCGCGCACAGGTGATCCTTGACCCCGACCGCGCCGAACGTCTACTCGACCAGGTAGCCGATCGCTACCATCTCGGCCTTGTAAACGATTGCCTGTATACGCCCGGAACTGCCGCGTGTGGAACAGACGGGCCGCACCTCGCCGGGCACTTTTGCGCTGCGAACCGCTGCCCCAACGCCGTATTCCACGAGACGCACCGGCCGCTGATCACCTTGCATATCGAGCGGCTCGACCACCAACTGGACCGCCCAGGAGGGCATCCAGATTTCGCGTCTTCGATCCGCGAGCAACGCGCAGGCTGGGCGGCGGTGCTGTCATCTCTGACGGACGATTCGGAAGGGAGTGCTGATGACGCACAAGCGAGTGAGTGA
- a CDS encoding inositol monophosphatase family protein: protein MPNYSLTDDLNFALALAGEADLISLDRYQAANLDIQLKADKTHVTDADKRVETVLREQIAESRPGDALFGEEFGVEGDSSRQWIIDPIDGTANFLRGVPIWGTLISLAVDGIPVVGVVSAPALGKRWWAARGQGAWVRSGSQQPQRIAVSTVATLAEANISYNRLQGWDEIGRLDQVIALTRAVWRERGIGDMWSYMLLAEGALDLVGEPDLKPYDMAALIPIIEEAGGTFTSIDGEAGPWHGSALATNGLLHEAALAALSE, encoded by the coding sequence GTGCCGAACTACAGCCTGACCGACGACCTCAACTTCGCGCTCGCCCTTGCCGGGGAGGCCGACCTCATCTCACTCGACCGGTACCAGGCCGCGAACCTCGACATCCAGCTCAAGGCAGACAAGACCCATGTGACGGATGCCGACAAGCGCGTCGAGACCGTGCTGCGTGAGCAGATCGCCGAATCGCGGCCCGGTGACGCGCTGTTCGGCGAGGAGTTCGGCGTCGAGGGCGACTCGAGCCGGCAGTGGATCATCGACCCGATTGACGGCACCGCGAACTTCTTGCGCGGGGTACCGATCTGGGGCACTCTGATCAGCCTCGCGGTCGACGGCATCCCGGTGGTCGGCGTGGTCAGCGCGCCCGCGCTCGGCAAGCGCTGGTGGGCCGCTCGCGGCCAGGGCGCCTGGGTGCGCTCCGGAAGCCAGCAGCCGCAGCGGATCGCCGTGTCGACGGTGGCCACCCTCGCCGAGGCGAACATCAGCTACAACCGGTTGCAGGGCTGGGACGAGATCGGTCGGCTCGACCAGGTGATCGCGCTCACCCGCGCCGTCTGGCGGGAGCGCGGCATCGGCGACATGTGGTCGTACATGCTGCTGGCGGAGGGCGCACTGGATCTGGTCGGCGAACCCGATCTGAAGCCGTACGACATGGCCGCGCTGATCCCGATCATCGAGGAGGCCGGCGGCACGTTCACCTCCATCGACGGCGAGGCGGGCCCGTGGCATGGCAGCGCCCTCGCCACCAACGGGCTGCTGCACGAGGCGGCCCTCGCGGCGCTCAGCGAGTAG